The following coding sequences lie in one Silvanigrella aquatica genomic window:
- a CDS encoding phosphopantothenoylcysteine decarboxylase, translated as MNQRKVSKRNESATNLSNESNAKNLNKTTLQDTQVEIVSRFLANTKITIVGGGGIAATELPKLARELRRHGAEVHFCVTENCLKFIGIESLRWASSNEVVVNPSGLAEHICTSDALVISPATADVISKASNGICSDGATTLIQSALGMRKTIIFCPTMHESLAFSPIIEENKNKLKSMDGVFFTLPRSEEGKEKLPLPEILAINIAHIINKRKLYFNDSIKTIVTLGGTRTMIDPVRCITNLSTGSLGIQVAKTFYAMGIELTLLCAQTNKSIPEYDNQEIVSLPNYQDMYEYLNNINASKYEGIIHLLAGSDFTPKKTSKSKISSKQDSLNIELIKTKKILDMEHLSKIPFKAAAKLTSDNSLESLNIAKDLLNKKSLNAILHNDSSTAWNKTQTHPGTFLSIYNNEGISVQGNQEISQQFYLSFQNYLLNKKRMTS; from the coding sequence ATGAACCAACGAAAAGTCTCAAAAAGAAATGAATCTGCCACAAATTTATCAAACGAAAGTAATGCAAAAAATTTAAACAAAACAACATTGCAAGACACACAAGTTGAAATCGTTTCTAGATTTTTAGCAAATACGAAAATAACGATCGTGGGCGGAGGTGGCATTGCCGCGACCGAATTGCCTAAATTAGCACGGGAATTAAGAAGGCATGGAGCTGAAGTCCATTTTTGTGTCACGGAAAATTGTTTAAAATTTATTGGCATAGAAAGTTTAAGATGGGCGAGCTCGAATGAAGTTGTCGTAAATCCCTCAGGCCTTGCTGAGCATATTTGCACATCTGACGCACTTGTTATATCACCCGCAACCGCTGATGTCATATCAAAAGCAAGTAATGGCATTTGTTCCGATGGTGCCACAACACTCATACAAAGCGCACTAGGCATGAGAAAAACAATTATTTTCTGCCCTACGATGCATGAAAGCCTTGCCTTTTCTCCTATTATTGAAGAAAATAAAAATAAACTTAAAAGTATGGATGGCGTATTTTTTACGCTCCCCAGAAGCGAAGAGGGCAAGGAAAAACTTCCCTTACCAGAAATACTTGCTATAAATATTGCTCATATTATTAATAAAAGAAAATTATATTTTAATGATTCCATAAAAACGATTGTTACTTTAGGCGGAACCAGAACAATGATAGATCCCGTCCGCTGTATCACAAATTTATCAACAGGATCTCTCGGGATTCAAGTTGCTAAAACGTTTTATGCCATGGGAATAGAATTGACTTTACTATGCGCACAAACGAATAAGTCTATACCTGAATATGACAATCAAGAAATTGTTTCTTTACCTAATTATCAGGATATGTACGAATATTTAAATAATATTAATGCAAGTAAATACGAAGGAATTATTCACTTACTAGCGGGTTCCGATTTTACCCCTAAAAAAACTTCCAAGTCAAAAATATCAAGCAAACAAGATTCGTTAAATATTGAGCTTATTAAGACAAAAAAAATATTAGATATGGAACATTTATCAAAAATTCCTTTTAAAGCAGCAGCAAAATTAACATCTGATAATAGTTTAGAAAGTCTAAATATTGCAAAAGATTTGCTAAATAAAAAATCATTGAACGCAATCCTGCATAATGACTCTAGCACAGCATGGAATAAAACCCAGACTCATCCTGGGACATTTTTAAGTATTTATAATAATGAAGGAATTAGTGTACAAGGAAATCAAGAAATTTCACAGCAGTTTTATTTATCATTTCAAAATTATTTATTAAATAAGAAAAGAATGACATCATAA
- the speE gene encoding polyamine aminopropyltransferase: MFSKKIPYMLESDSDNNSPLDLWYQERHNDEVSFGLHVKKVLHSSQSPFQRVDVFESTGFGRVLTLDGLMMCSDRDEFVYHEMISHVPLLVHPNPKRVLVIGGGDGGTLREVLRHDCVEEAVLCEIDGEVVEAARQFFPALAFGLNHPRAKVHIGDGVEFVKKSAAGVFDIVIVDSTDPIGPGVGLFSGEFYREVKRILAPGGIVMAQCESPWENKFDLAKVYGNLKDAFTSVYSMVGSIPSYPYGFWSWGFASDNQHPFHKIDLERARAIEKASKYYNVDIHRGAFALPNFLRQKLANVVENA, translated from the coding sequence ATGTTTTCTAAAAAAATACCATACATGCTTGAATCTGATTCTGACAATAATTCTCCACTCGATCTTTGGTATCAAGAACGCCATAATGACGAAGTTTCATTTGGACTTCACGTCAAAAAAGTTTTGCACTCAAGTCAAAGCCCCTTTCAGCGTGTTGATGTTTTTGAATCTACCGGTTTCGGCAGAGTGCTTACTCTAGACGGGCTCATGATGTGCTCTGATAGAGATGAGTTTGTGTATCATGAAATGATTTCTCATGTGCCTTTGCTCGTGCATCCTAATCCTAAGAGGGTTCTTGTTATTGGTGGTGGTGATGGTGGAACCTTACGTGAAGTTCTTAGACACGACTGCGTCGAAGAGGCTGTGCTTTGTGAAATTGATGGAGAAGTTGTGGAAGCGGCAAGACAGTTTTTTCCTGCTCTTGCATTTGGGTTGAATCATCCTAGGGCTAAAGTTCATATTGGTGATGGTGTTGAGTTCGTTAAAAAAAGTGCTGCGGGAGTGTTCGATATTGTTATTGTTGACTCTACCGACCCTATTGGGCCTGGCGTAGGGCTGTTTTCAGGTGAGTTTTATAGAGAAGTGAAACGCATTTTAGCTCCAGGTGGGATTGTTATGGCGCAATGTGAGTCTCCTTGGGAAAATAAATTCGATCTTGCTAAGGTTTATGGCAATTTAAAAGACGCCTTTACTTCTGTCTATTCCATGGTGGGATCCATTCCTTCGTACCCGTACGGTTTTTGGTCTTGGGGCTTTGCAAGCGACAATCAGCACCCTTTTCATAAAATAGACCTTGAAAGAGCGCGTGCTATTGAAAAAGCTTCAAAATATTACAATGTTGACATTCATCGTGGCGCTTTTGCATTGCCTAACTTTTTACGTCAAAAGTTAGCCAATGTAGTTGAGAACGCTTAA
- a CDS encoding questin oxidase family protein, with amino-acid sequence MKNSNHNDHDYKIKSIDKILNDTSYHIEYNGYLANHSKHAPIALLRLGANLNIINNFYNRYIKNTEIETQKKSDYHICEENWKEYLGKKSSFNSYYNFFKNKIEINGLSKVLIDFIPILIPGWMGSLAHGTIHLGWALDIKNKCMISEGLAYICYSFLSCHPEKIEAGTENTKTFDSPLESFLNILEDINKEPTQFKEYIQDLIDKEKIENNFYIHPNINRMSNQFKIAALLNYEHLLIYQDQKWFKNSNIDKVWDELFYLVTLIYLYYPSNFICLHLITSLHAIKEISFYLNQHEEQKCIKNYWIGMNCVLFSLESLPNKDLFKNLIKKNNNNFDKYDDPKIQVYWTQIIEKAYLEKEEHNPKLVYVLKKLWEENNFKSVFRLAAGNFIESS; translated from the coding sequence ATGAAAAATTCAAATCATAATGATCACGATTATAAAATCAAATCTATAGATAAAATTTTAAATGACACTTCTTATCATATAGAATATAATGGTTATTTAGCAAATCATAGCAAACACGCTCCCATTGCTTTATTAAGGTTAGGCGCTAATTTAAATATAATTAATAACTTTTATAATAGATATATTAAGAATACCGAAATAGAAACTCAAAAAAAATCTGATTATCATATTTGTGAAGAAAACTGGAAAGAATATTTGGGTAAAAAATCGAGCTTTAATTCTTATTATAATTTTTTTAAAAATAAAATAGAAATAAATGGTTTAAGCAAAGTTCTCATAGATTTTATCCCTATTTTAATTCCAGGTTGGATGGGCTCCCTAGCACATGGAACCATTCATTTAGGATGGGCACTGGATATTAAAAATAAATGTATGATAAGCGAAGGACTAGCTTACATATGCTATTCCTTTCTTTCCTGTCACCCCGAAAAAATTGAAGCAGGAACAGAAAATACGAAAACTTTTGACTCACCATTAGAATCCTTTTTAAATATATTGGAAGATATAAATAAGGAACCGACTCAGTTTAAAGAATACATTCAGGATCTCATTGATAAAGAGAAAATTGAAAATAATTTCTATATACACCCAAATATAAATAGAATGAGCAATCAGTTTAAAATAGCAGCTCTGTTAAATTATGAGCATCTTTTAATTTATCAAGATCAAAAATGGTTTAAAAATTCTAATATAGATAAAGTATGGGATGAATTATTTTATTTAGTAACTTTAATTTATTTATATTATCCTTCTAATTTTATCTGTTTGCACCTCATCACATCATTACATGCTATAAAAGAAATTTCTTTTTATCTAAATCAACATGAGGAACAAAAGTGTATTAAAAATTATTGGATTGGAATGAATTGTGTGCTATTCTCTTTAGAATCTTTACCTAATAAAGACTTATTTAAAAACTTAATTAAGAAAAATAATAATAATTTTGACAAATATGATGACCCTAAAATTCAGGTCTATTGGACTCAAATTATTGAAAAAGCATATTTAGAAAAAGAAGAGCATAATCCTAAATTAGTTTACGTCTTAAAAAAATTATGGGAAGAAAATAATTTTAAATCGGTTTTTAGATTGGCTGCAGGGAATTTTATAGAAAGTAGTTAG
- a CDS encoding DMT family transporter has product MTFFILLAILNGIVIGINRSVNGKLSFSAGPLKASFWNHAVGFLLLTLLVYFFDSFQYFTNVIIPPTSLLGGVLGAFFVILSCFVFTKLGAVKTALFVISGQMISSLLIDFNFKNMTSIIAQILGIILIIFGIYLSKVDKVRFLQLNLKKYFVK; this is encoded by the coding sequence ATGACATTTTTTATTTTACTTGCCATTTTAAATGGTATTGTTATTGGAATAAATAGATCTGTAAATGGCAAATTAAGTTTTTCCGCAGGGCCACTCAAAGCCTCTTTTTGGAATCATGCCGTCGGCTTTTTGCTTCTTACTCTGCTTGTATATTTTTTTGACAGCTTTCAATATTTCACTAATGTAATAATACCTCCAACAAGTTTACTCGGTGGTGTATTAGGCGCCTTTTTTGTGATACTCAGTTGCTTTGTATTTACAAAACTAGGAGCTGTCAAAACAGCTTTATTTGTTATTAGTGGACAAATGATTTCAAGCCTTCTCATCGACTTTAATTTTAAAAACATGACATCAATTATTGCACAGATTTTAGGAATTATTTTAATAATATTTGGAATATATTTATCTAAAGTTGATAAAGTTCGTTTTTTGCAGCTGAATTTAAAGAAATACTTTGTGAAATAG
- a CDS encoding DMT family transporter — MLHKISAHWLLGLLAGAILTVMLKLNSNLSSVTSPLFASWTAHGIGLLTAILIIYVNKIILNKKNLNQTAPQKAPFWSYLGGLAGGMVVVLAVISVNSTLGLSGTISLMLVGQILFGLLSDIFGLFGTTKKLIQLKDIFVIIFILAGSWLIINFRS; from the coding sequence ATGCTACATAAAATATCTGCCCATTGGCTTTTAGGATTACTTGCAGGTGCTATATTAACAGTCATGCTAAAATTAAATAGCAATTTATCTAGCGTCACTTCACCTCTATTTGCTTCTTGGACAGCCCATGGCATAGGATTGCTCACTGCAATTTTAATTATTTATGTAAATAAAATAATTCTAAACAAAAAAAATTTAAATCAAACAGCGCCGCAAAAAGCTCCTTTTTGGAGTTATTTAGGAGGACTAGCAGGAGGCATGGTTGTTGTTCTCGCCGTAATATCTGTCAATAGCACTTTAGGACTATCTGGAACAATTTCTTTAATGCTTGTTGGACAAATATTATTTGGTCTTTTGTCTGATATATTTGGTTTATTTGGAACGACAAAAAAATTAATTCAATTGAAAGATATTTTTGTTATTATTTTTATCTTAGCCGGCAGCTGGTTAATCATCAATTTTAGGTCTTAA
- a CDS encoding YncE family protein, whose protein sequence is MSTGKIKKSLFLCSLFTLTSFNANASEQKSLRETEVFTASKNITYAFVTNYNTSPGSVSSCIVNKDGTLTNCVATAQGLPGYYRINFDDNNNAYITSVGTNSVSYCPVTYNGFLPACVAAGATGLSGAVGTVLYKNYAFITSQIGNTINVCNQTPNGTLGNCRIAVSGMNVPEQIGIHNGFAYIPNIGNNTVSVCNINNSFVTNCATTGTGFNAPEQVAFNNNFAYVLNWNTSSVSLCNANSDGTLANCNITALGFAGPRGISFYNKYAYITNMNDNTVSVCSIQDNGTLTDCGSTGYGFTSPSSIAIYTP, encoded by the coding sequence ATGTCTACTGGAAAAATAAAAAAATCTCTATTTCTATGTTCCTTATTTACTTTAACGAGTTTTAATGCGAATGCCAGTGAACAAAAAAGCTTAAGAGAAACGGAAGTTTTTACAGCAAGTAAAAATATAACTTATGCTTTTGTTACGAATTATAATACTTCGCCTGGCTCTGTGAGTTCATGTATTGTAAATAAAGATGGTACTTTAACAAATTGTGTTGCAACAGCACAAGGTCTTCCTGGGTATTATAGAATTAATTTTGATGATAATAATAATGCCTATATTACGAGCGTTGGCACAAATTCTGTAAGCTATTGCCCCGTAACTTATAACGGGTTTCTTCCCGCTTGTGTCGCGGCAGGAGCTACGGGTCTTTCGGGAGCTGTAGGAACTGTTTTGTATAAAAATTATGCTTTTATTACAAGCCAGATTGGCAATACTATTAATGTATGCAATCAAACTCCCAATGGAACCCTTGGGAATTGTCGCATAGCGGTAAGTGGAATGAATGTGCCAGAGCAAATTGGAATACATAATGGTTTTGCCTATATTCCAAATATAGGCAATAATACAGTAAGTGTTTGCAATATAAATAATAGTTTTGTCACGAATTGTGCAACTACAGGAACAGGATTTAACGCACCAGAACAAGTTGCTTTTAATAATAATTTTGCTTATGTATTAAATTGGAATACCTCTTCTGTAAGTCTATGCAATGCAAATAGCGATGGTACCTTAGCGAATTGTAACATAACCGCATTGGGATTTGCCGGCCCCAGAGGGATATCCTTCTATAACAAATACGCATATATCACAAATATGAATGATAATACAGTTAGTGTTTGTAGCATTCAAGACAATGGAACTTTAACCGATTGTGGTAGTACAGGTTATGGTTTTACGAGCCCTTCATCCATCGCCATTTACACACCCTAA
- a CDS encoding acyl-CoA thioesterase, whose amino-acid sequence MEQTREQEIQERIQLSETKMIKCVFPDTTNHYNTLFGGTALNWMDEVAFITATRFSRKKMVTVSLDKTDFQKPIPGGSFADIHGIVTQVGNKSLKVQVQIFIEQMYSNKRELAVSGTFSMVALNEQGKTTSVI is encoded by the coding sequence ATGGAACAAACAAGAGAACAAGAAATTCAAGAACGCATTCAACTCTCAGAAACAAAAATGATTAAATGTGTTTTTCCTGATACCACAAATCATTATAATACTCTTTTTGGTGGTACTGCTCTAAACTGGATGGATGAAGTCGCCTTTATTACAGCAACACGATTTTCTAGAAAAAAAATGGTCACTGTCTCTCTCGATAAAACAGATTTTCAAAAACCGATTCCAGGAGGATCTTTTGCTGATATCCATGGTATTGTAACTCAAGTAGGAAATAAAAGTTTAAAAGTTCAAGTTCAAATTTTTATCGAACAAATGTATTCCAATAAACGAGAACTTGCTGTCAGCGGCACATTCTCTATGGTGGCATTAAATGAACAAGGTAAAACAACTTCCGTCATTTAA
- a CDS encoding glycosyltransferase family 9 protein, translated as MLNIESLNHKKTFERIVFVSRLSAIGDVIIASHTIAKLVKNEYFPVLITSPLTKDVALKIVGLNLFICYQKNTTPEFYIHGIKTDEKTFLNTLNNTVTKQKNIFIDLQKTARSKRSFKFLTKNLKIKFEKNYCVSKRSLYRFFLVFLSWLTFKQIKINKKNNVFRIHDIQENIIRKITKKDNKIFLSLNTNETQTLHKENSYYFENQKYICLFPGASGFIKSWPKEKFREIIKNILQETQLNIVICGSSNEKFIGEYLDFPANKRVLNLIDKTSLNETINVIANSKYVITNDSFAAHAADALHIPASVLFGATSPYFGFVPVFNKIHISYENLSCSPCSRHGKGSCRFKNLKCLQEIDSKKIFEKINTYIY; from the coding sequence ATGCTTAACATTGAATCTTTAAATCATAAAAAAACTTTTGAGCGTATTGTTTTTGTCTCTAGATTATCCGCCATCGGTGATGTTATTATTGCAAGTCATACCATAGCAAAATTAGTTAAAAATGAATATTTTCCTGTTTTAATAACATCCCCACTCACTAAAGACGTAGCGTTAAAAATAGTTGGATTAAACTTATTTATTTGTTATCAAAAAAATACCACTCCCGAGTTTTATATTCATGGAATTAAAACAGATGAGAAAACTTTCCTCAACACATTGAACAATACAGTAACAAAGCAAAAAAATATTTTTATTGATTTACAAAAAACGGCACGAAGCAAACGATCATTCAAATTTTTAACTAAAAATTTGAAAATAAAATTTGAAAAAAATTATTGTGTTTCAAAAAGATCACTGTATAGATTTTTTCTAGTTTTTTTATCATGGCTCACATTCAAACAAATTAAGATAAACAAAAAAAATAACGTATTCCGAATTCACGATATTCAAGAAAACATAATTCGTAAAATCACAAAAAAAGATAATAAAATATTTTTATCTTTAAATACAAATGAAACACAGACACTGCATAAAGAAAATTCTTATTATTTCGAAAATCAAAAATACATTTGCCTTTTTCCAGGGGCAAGTGGATTTATTAAATCGTGGCCCAAAGAAAAATTTAGAGAAATTATTAAAAATATTCTTCAAGAAACTCAATTAAATATTGTGATTTGTGGTTCAAGTAATGAAAAATTTATAGGAGAATACTTAGATTTTCCGGCAAACAAAAGAGTTCTTAATTTAATTGACAAAACATCATTAAATGAAACAATAAATGTTATTGCAAATTCGAAATACGTCATTACAAATGATTCTTTTGCAGCTCATGCTGCCGATGCCTTGCATATTCCTGCAAGTGTTCTATTTGGAGCAACATCGCCATATTTCGGCTTTGTCCCTGTTTTTAATAAAATACATATTTCCTACGAAAATTTATCCTGCAGCCCCTGCTCTCGTCACGGCAAAGGGAGTTGTCGTTTTAAAAATTTAAAATGCTTACAGGAAATTGATAGTAAAAAGATATTTGAAAAGATAAATACTTATATTTATTGA